In Helianthus annuus cultivar XRQ/B chromosome 8, HanXRQr2.0-SUNRISE, whole genome shotgun sequence, a single genomic region encodes these proteins:
- the LOC118481002 gene encoding uncharacterized protein LOC118481002: protein MLKVSPLKGVIRFGKKGKLKPRYIGPFEVTSKVGPVAYRLKLPEQLAGIHNTFHVSNLRKCLVDEAQQIPLEEVQVDEKLNFIEEPLQIEDRKVKKLRKKEIPLVKVKWNARHGPNFTWELENIMKDKYPHLFK from the coding sequence atgcttaaggtatcacctctgAAAGGAGTGATTCGGTTTGGAAAGAAGGGAAAGTTGAAACCCCGATACATTGGTCCGTTTGAAGTAACAAGCAAAGTAGGACCAGTGGCTTATCGGCTAAAACTTCCTGAACAGCTGGCAGgaatacataatactttccatgtatcaaatttaaGGAAGTGCCTAGTGGACGAAGCCCAACAAATACCCCTGGAAGAGGTACAGGTTGACGAAAAACTCAACTTCATTGAAGAACCACTACAAATCGAAGATAGAAAGGTTAAAAAGTTACGCAAGAAGGAAATCCcgttagtcaaagtcaagtggaacgcACGTCATGGACCCAACTTTACATGGGAACTAGAAAACATAATGAAAGATAAGTACCCTCATCTTTTTAAGTAa